The following are encoded together in the Glycine max cultivar Williams 82 chromosome 8, Glycine_max_v4.0, whole genome shotgun sequence genome:
- the LOC100305825 gene encoding uncharacterized protein LOC100305825, which translates to MVLISGNNKSVLQQTNDERAKAQGVTVLQNSHQHGNKNIESGRTQNVVNSGLTKAISTMDEFKCGFPSEGLSTTSNKWWGNSDRDDRAGANANGAKSHQPEEKVGAETDKMAHETGKAEKSEIPHGSSLLKAVRKSAVEEGREALKLGVFRGYGVNKLGKREKTLLHQIFGSSLPRSWMDP; encoded by the exons ATGGTTTTGATAAGTGGCAACAACAAAAG TGTCTtacaacaaacaaatgatgagaGGGCCAAAGCACAAGGTGTTACAGTGCTTCAGAATTCACATCAGCATGGAAACAAGAACATTGAAAGTGGGCGTACACAGAATGTGGTCAACTCTGGGTTGACCAAAGCAATATCAACAATGGATGAATTCAAGTGTGGATTTCCATCAGAAGGCCTATCGACCACATCAAATAAATGGTGGGGAAATAGTGATCGTGATGATCGTGCAGGCGCCAACGCGAATGGAGCCAAGAGTCATCAACCTGAAGAGAAAGTAGGGGCAGAAACAGACAAGATGGCACACGAAACGGGAAAAGCTGAAAAAAGTGAAATTCCTCATGGTTCATCTTTATTGAAAGCTGTGAGGAAAAGTGCGGTGGAAGAAGGAAGAGAAGCATTGAAATTAGGAGTTTTTCGAGGCTATGGCGTAAACAAGCTAggcaaaagagagaaaacattgCTCCACCAAATATTCGGATCTTCATTGCCAAGGTCATGGATGGATCCATGA
- the LOC100784634 gene encoding probable receptor-like protein kinase At2g42960: MSGNSSLHVGLSRKTSFLGLRLWVLIGIGVGVFIVVILCVLSAWVMFRRKSRGSLDKYSLSQIPHISKDIRVDKVGVQTSHDQPDSVAIPVYDKPSENNSDKFLAHLSKNKSGDADNISQCSSVYHHERGFSSMSGEEGSSGTVKKQSASSFGGMVTASPLVGLPEFSHLGWGHWFTLRDLEIATNRFSPENVIGEGGYGVVYRGSLINGSEVAVKKILNNLGQAEKEFRVEVEAIGHVRHKNLVRLLGYCVEGVHRLLVYEYVNNGNLEQWLHGAMSQQGTLTWEARMKVITGTAKALAYLHEAIEPKVVHRDIKSSNILIDTDFNAKVSDFGLAKLLDSGESHITTRVMGTFGYVAPEYANTGLLNERSDIYSFGVLLLEAVTGRDPVDYSRPSNEVNLVEWLKMMVGTRRTEEVVDSRLEVKPSIRALKCALLVALRCVDPEAEKRPKMSQVVRMLEADEYPFREDRRNRKSRTASMEIESLKDISGPSDAEKLKGGHAPETTQG; the protein is encoded by the exons ATGTCAGGAAACAGTTCTTTGCATGTGGGATTATCGAGGAAGACTTCGTTTTTGGGATTGCGATTATGGGTTTTGATTGGGATAGGTGTTGGTGTTTTTATAGTTGTGATTCTTTGTGTATTATCTGCATGGGTGATGTTTCGGAGAAAGTCTCGGGGATCTCTGGACAAGTACTCTTTGTCGCAAATACCACATATCTCAAAGGACATCAGAGTCGACAAGGTTGGGGTGCAGACTTCTCACGATCAACCGGACAGTGTAGCTATTCCTGTTTATGACAAACCGAGTGAGAACAACTCGGACAAGTTCTTGGCTCATTTGAGCAAGAACAAATCCGGCGATGCTGATAATATCAGTCAGTGCAGCTCGGTTTATCATCATGAGAGAGGATTTAGTTCAATGTCGGGGGAAGAAGGAAGCTCCGGGACTGTTAAGAAGCAGTCTGCATCGTCATTTGGAGGAATGGTAACAGCATCTCCTCTAGTTGGCTTGCCAGAATTTTCTCATCTCGGGTGGGGCCACTGGTTCACACTTAGAGATCTGGAAATTGCAACTAATCGCTTCTCTCCAGAGAATGTGATTGGTGAGGGTGGATATGGGGTTGTTTACAGGGGAAGCTTGATCAATGGATCCGAGGTGGCAGTGAAGAAAATTCTTAACAACTT GGGACAAGCAGAGAAAGAATTCAGGGTGGAAGTAGAGGCTATTGGCCATGTTAGACATAAAAATCTTGTACGATTACTTGGTTATTGCGTAGAAGGGGTTCACAG GTTGCTGGTATATGAATATGTGAACAATGGTAACTTAGAACAATGGCTACATGGGGCTATGAGCCAACAAGGGACACTTACCTGGGAAGCCCGGATGAAAGTTATAACTGGAACAGCCAAAGC GCTAGCTTACTTACATGAAGCAATAGAACCGAAAGTCGTTCACCGGGATATAAAGTCAAGCAACATATTGATTGATACTGATTTCAATGCAAAGGTTTCTGACTTTGGTTTGGCCAAACTTTTGGATTCAGGAGAAAGTCACATTACTACTAGAGTAATGGGAACATTTGG TTATGTGGCACCGGAATATGCTAATACAGGTTTGTTAAATGAGAGGAGTGACATTTACAGCTTTGGTGTTCTCCTGCTTGAAGCAGTTACTGGAAGGGATCCTGTGGACTACTCACGTCCTTCTAACGAG GTGAATCTTGTTGAATGGCTCAAGATGATGGTGGGGACAAGGAGAACTGAGGAAGTTGTCGACTCAAGGCTTGAAGTGAAACCATCAATACGTGCTTTAAAGTGTGCTCTTCTAGTTGCTCTTAGATGTGTTGATCCCGAAGCAGAAAAGAGGCCCAAAATGAGTCAGGTTGTGAGGATGCTTGAAGCCGACGAATATCCATTCCGAGAG GATCGAAGAAATAGAAAGAGCCGCACCGCGAGCATGGAAATTGAATCTCTGAAGGATATTTCTGGTCCATCTGATGCTGAAAAGTTGAAGGGTGGGCATGCACCAGAAACAACTCAAGGGTAG